TGCATGGATGGTGCTGGCGCTGTTACTGGGCATACTGACGCAAGGCGTAACCGGCTTATTCGCTACCGACGATATCATGACGGAAGGGCCGCTGATTGGCCTGGTGTCCGGCAAAACGGCTGAGTCACTGACCAGCATCCACCATTTCACTTTCAATCTCATCCTCTTACTGGCTGGTGCGCATATTGCCGCAGTCATGTTCTACCGTTTCTACAAACGCACCAACCTGATCAAGGCTATGCTCATCGGCAAGGCTGACTGGCCTGCCGGGCAAACACAACCCAAATCATTGGCATTCAAGCCCGCGTGGTTGGGCTTGCTGGTATTTGCCGTGATTTATGCCTTGGTCTATTTCGGCATTGCCTGGCTGGGCAAGCTTTAAATTGCCCTCATCTTGATACATATCATTAGCCGTTAATAATATACTCAATAAAATACCACCCATTGCGTTTGGTTAATGTCTTCCCCGCTTTTACTTCAGGGGAAGGGGGAATGGGATGATGTTTGAAACTTTATTTGATCAGTTCAGCACCGGCGAAATAGCGGCCATCATTGGGCTGGCTATAGGCTTGATTTTCGGCATATTTGCCCAACAGAGCCGTTTCTGCCTACGGGCGGCCTGCGTGGAGTTCTGGCGCGGCCAGACTGGTAAGAAATTTGCCATCTGGTTGCTGGCATTTGGTGCCGCCATGCTCGGAACCCAATACTTCATCGAGATGGGGGCCATTGATATCGGGCAAGTCCGCCAGTTGAACAACACCGGTTCCATGTCCGGAGCAATTATTGGTGGCTTGCTGTTTGGTGGTGGCATGGTGTTGGCTGGTGGCTGTGCCAGCCGCCTGCTGGTACTTTCCGCCACGGGTAATATGCGCACCATGGTGGCAGGGCTGGTGGTGACGATTGTTGCCCAGGCATCGCTGCGTGGCGGGCTTTCACCCTTGCGTGAGGAAATTTCTTCCTGGTGGCTGGTGGACGGCAGCGCCCGCAGCTTTGCATCCTGGCTGCCGCCACACGGTGGTCTACTATTAGGGGTGGTATTTATGGGCCTGGCGTTATGGATGGCAAATCGTAGCGGCATCAACAAGTGGTGGGGCTTTGCCGCTGTCATTACCGGCCTGTCCGTGGCTTTGGGCTGGTTGCTGACCAGTTGGCACGCGGCCAATTCCTTTGACATTGTTCCCGTCAAAAGCGTCAGCTTCACTGGCTCTTCCGCCGATACCCTGATGGGGCTGATCAATCAGCCGACCTTACCTTTAAGCTTCGATATTGGTCTGGTTCCCGGCGTCTTTATCGGTTCCCTGCTGGCTGCATTGGCAACGCGGGAATTCCAGTGGCAAAAGTTCACGGCTGACAGTGGCTTCACCCGCTTTTTCGCAGGTGCTGCCCTGATGGGATTTGGCGGGATGCTGGCCGGTGGTTGTGCGGTAGGCGCAGGCGTAACCGGCGGTGTCATGCTGGTGATTACGGCTTGGGTCGCACTGTTCAGCATGTGGATTGGTGCCGGTATCATGGACTGGCTGGTTGACAGGAAAGCTGATGAAGCCAAGGCTGCGGTCGAAGCGGCCAAACGTGCCGCTGAGGTCATGCCACAATTTGCCAAAGCGCCTGAGATAGTACAGGCAGGCTGAAGCTTCCTGCCCACTGCAAAAACAATGCCCCTGATTGGGCTTTACCTGATCAGGGGCATTGTTTGTGAAGCAGGCAAGCGTTTAGTCTTCCTTGTATTCCTTGTGGCAAGCCTTGCAGGATTCACCGACTTTGCCGAATTGCGGCTTGATGGCAGCCATGTCGCCGCCTTTGGCGACTTCAGCCAGTGAAGCAGCTTCGACCTGGAAGGGTTTCCATCTTCTTCTTGAAGTCATCCATGTTAGACCAGATTTCAGATTTGGCTTCGGTTTCACCCATATCACTGCCTTCGATAAAGCCATTGATGGGGAACTTGCTTAAGGCGGCTACCGCTTCAGCATTCTTGGCAAACGCTTCCGCGTTGAATTCCTTGTCACCCTTAACCATAGCCGCCATTGGGCCAAAATGGTACTTGATCATGTGGAAAGCATCCTGACGGTATTCAATTGCCATTTCTTCCGGGGATTTTTGTTCATCATCTGCGATCACGTTAGAGGCGGCAACCACACCGACAGCGATGACGGCAGAGGCAAACAGTTTGCGGGTAGTAGACAGTTTCATCATTGCTAGCTCCTGAGTTGGACGGGAAATAAACCCATTGGTTTTGTTCCGCGCTATTCTCGCAGCTTTCGGCGCAGATGTTCAATAAAAGCGTACAACGGTGAGTAATGGTTGTAAATCGGGGTCAGCTTGCCGTTGAATGTGCGTTTGAAGCGGTTGATGCCCTGCATGACCGGGTCATTGGCATCAACCACATAACCACCCCAATCATAGGTCTGGAAGCCTGATGCCTTGAAATAACGCATTCCCTGCCAATGCAGGCAGCGGTTGGCAAACCCCATGGAGCGGCGCATATCCGTATCCTGGTTGTAATCCTGACAACTGGCGGAAATCAGTAGGTTGACCATCGCTGTGGAGGCAGATAGCAGGTAGAAGTGGCAAATGACTGGCTTGCCCTCATAATCCACGCTGAAAATACAGTAATTTTCCCTGCCGATGGCTTCGGCATCTTGCACCGAAAACAACGATAACCCGCGCGCTTTGGCGAATGTATTGTACAGAGGAATGAATTTCTCCATTGGGGTGGACACATTCAGGGTGAAACGCCGTTCAATTTCGCAACGCCGGATCTGGTTCCGGGTGTCCTTGGGGAAGTTTCGGAAAATCGTTTCTTCAGGGGGGGAAAGGTCAGTTACCAGGGTATGGCGGTTCTCGGTACGGAAAAAATGCGGTTTCCGCGCCGAATAGCAATCCATGTACGCTGTCGGCAGGAAACATTCCGACCAATCGGTCTGTTCAGGGGATGAGAAATAGTATTTACGAAAAGGAATACCGAATTTCGTTTGTTCTACAAGCATGGTTATTGTTTGAATAGTTGCTGGAATACGCCGGATTTTTGTATTTCTCCGGCTACCAGCTTATGCCCATTTTCATTCCAATGCCAGTCCAAAGGGACAAAATCGACAGTTTGCCCGTCTTGCTGCGCCTGATAAAAAACCGGATGCATGTCTACGACTTCGTAGCCACGCTGCCGGGCTGTCTGAGCAAAATATTGCCGCATCAAACCAAAATAGCTGCTATCAGCTGCTTGCTGCATAGTTTCGCTGCGTACTTCACGCATCCCGTCAAGTACAAACACAATTTTATCGGCAGGCAGGCCGCTTTTTTCCGGCAAATACTGGAAAAACAGGTCAACCACACGGCGGGAATCGGCCAGTTTTTCTGTACTTACCTCGGCATTCACCCCGCCAAAACGCGGCTGGGCTGCCTCAGCTTCCTTGTTGAAGGGCAGAGCTTTCAACAAAGTGTCAGGGCTTAGGCGCGCTGTCAGGTACAAATAGCGTACCAAGGCGGAATGGCGCAGCAGATCCCGCACGTTTTCACGATGCCCGTCATATTCCAGCAGTTGTAAGCGGGCATCTGCGCTGGTGTCAGTAAACAGGTGCATCCCCGGGCTGGAAAGCTGGCGGTATTTCAGCAGGCTTTCGTCGAAATCATTGGCGACGATTGAAAAAGCCATCGCCCTTGGCTGAAATTCCTGACGGGCAAACTGGGCAAAAGCCAGGTACTGTGACAGGGGTGAACTCTGGATACCAATGCCGTAAAACCTGCCGCGCCCCCCCAGCTGTTGCTGGATCAGAGCCTGCGCAGTGGCTTGGTTGGCAACCTGCTGGGCTTCGATAAAACTGTCGCCAATCAGCACCATCAGGGGTTTGGTGGTTGGCACGTAATCATGATCATCGAGAAAGCCGTAATTATTGGACTTTTTATCTTGTACAATCTGAAAGGTACTGCCGAGACTGTAGCGGATGCTGGAATGGGGAGGGTAATGAATGATCGGGTTGGCTGCATTGACCGGCAACGCCATGAAAGAATCACGCACGGGCAGGAAACGCATAACCAGTTCCAACCCAGCCAAGGCAATCATCAAACCTATCACCACGGTCAAAAAATTCAGCCCCCAGTTTTTTAACCGTGATTTTTGCACTGCCATAAAATTTGCCTGCTAATAAGTGCCTTGACTTTTATTGTAGGCAATAGGCATAAATTTACGCCTATCAGGCAGGATAGATGGTAGTAAAGAAAAGACAGGGCATAGCTCACGGTTTTGTTGTGCTTTACCCAGCCCTGGCTAATCATATGGGTGTTCATTCCTGCGCTTCCCGAAGCGCCAAACCATAAGGAGTCTTGGGATATGATGAAAAAAGTAAGCGTTTTGTTCGTGTGCATGGGCAATATTTGCCGCTCCCCGACCGCGCAAGGCGTATTTGAGCAATTGGTGCAATCACAAGGTTTAGCTGAACATATCGCCATCGACTCTGCCGGAACCCATGCCTACCACATCGGCAACCCACCCGACCAGCGTTCACAAGTGGCAGCACAAAACCGTGGTCTGGATTTGTCAGGGCAGCGCGCCCGCAGGGTGGAATCACCTGATTTTGAACGGTTTGATTACATCCTGGCGATGGAT
The sequence above is drawn from the Thiothrix nivea DSM 5205 genome and encodes:
- a CDS encoding cytochrome b/b6 domain-containing protein; this encodes MQTTPVRLWDLPTRLFHWTLVLGMGFSWFCAETGGNWMEWHERSGMFLLALVLFRIVWGFIGSDTARFGQFLVSPAKAFQHLKELTSKATAFHAGHNPLGAWMVLALLLGILTQGVTGLFATDDIMTEGPLIGLVSGKTAESLTSIHHFTFNLILLLAGAHIAAVMFYRFYKRTNLIKAMLIGKADWPAGQTQPKSLAFKPAWLGLLVFAVIYALVYFGIAWLGKL
- a CDS encoding YeeE/YedE family protein, yielding MMFETLFDQFSTGEIAAIIGLAIGLIFGIFAQQSRFCLRAACVEFWRGQTGKKFAIWLLAFGAAMLGTQYFIEMGAIDIGQVRQLNNTGSMSGAIIGGLLFGGGMVLAGGCASRLLVLSATGNMRTMVAGLVVTIVAQASLRGGLSPLREEISSWWLVDGSARSFASWLPPHGGLLLGVVFMGLALWMANRSGINKWWGFAAVITGLSVALGWLLTSWHAANSFDIVPVKSVSFTGSSADTLMGLINQPTLPLSFDIGLVPGVFIGSLLAALATREFQWQKFTADSGFTRFFAGAALMGFGGMLAGGCAVGAGVTGGVMLVITAWVALFSMWIGAGIMDWLVDRKADEAKAAVEAAKRAAEVMPQFAKAPEIVQAG
- a CDS encoding cytochrome c yields the protein MTSRRRWKPFQVEAASLAEVAKGGDMAAIKPQFGKVGESCKACHKEYKED
- a CDS encoding c-type cytochrome — encoded protein: MMKLSTTRKLFASAVIAVGVVAASNVIADDEQKSPEEMAIEYRQDAFHMIKYHFGPMAAMVKGDKEFNAEAFAKNAEAVAALSKFPINGFIEGSDMGETEAKSEIWSNMDDFKKKMETLPGRSCFTG
- a CDS encoding low molecular weight protein-tyrosine-phosphatase — translated: MMKKVSVLFVCMGNICRSPTAQGVFEQLVQSQGLAEHIAIDSAGTHAYHIGNPPDQRSQVAAQNRGLDLSGQRARRVESPDFERFDYILAMDRSNLEDLQHLARQEQLERIHLFMRFATRWHVDEVPDPYYGGGSGFERVLDMVEDAAAGLLEHIRRNHL